The Shewanella zhangzhouensis genome has a window encoding:
- a CDS encoding acetyl-CoA carboxylase biotin carboxylase subunit, which translates to MPTEARFKRVLVANRGEIAVRIIRACHQLGLETVAIYSSADKGALHTLLATHSLCIGPAAAIHSYLNINALLEAAKLTAADAIHPGYGFLAERAEFARAVTEAGLVFLGPDADTIATMGDKVSAIKAMKAVGIPTLPGSDGALNQDMAAIEALAADIGYPLLIKASAGGGGRGMRRVDSAVELAASIALTRSEAQAAFGDDTLYLEKFLTHPRHIEFQMLADGEAALCLGERDCSAQRRHQKLIEEAPAPGIDRDLIESMMRRCEQACRSLNYRGVGTFEFLYQDGAFFFIEMNTRIQVEHTVTEMVTGLDLIAWQLKVALGQPLPPTPQVQGHAIECRINAEDPHSQLPSPGVITQLRVPGGPGVRWDSYLFPGARVPAFYDSLIGKLICHGASREEAMARLRQALTELEIQGIAINKSLHLQLIACDAFQPWQRDIHFVDALSAPGIGQAHL; encoded by the coding sequence ATGCCGACTGAGGCCCGCTTTAAACGGGTACTGGTGGCCAATCGCGGTGAAATCGCGGTGCGGATTATCCGTGCCTGCCATCAGCTGGGACTGGAAACCGTTGCCATCTATTCCAGCGCCGACAAGGGCGCGCTGCACACCCTGCTGGCAACCCACAGCCTCTGCATAGGCCCGGCGGCGGCCATACACAGCTATCTCAATATCAACGCCCTATTGGAAGCCGCCAAACTCACGGCCGCCGACGCCATACACCCGGGGTACGGCTTTTTGGCCGAGCGGGCCGAGTTTGCCCGAGCAGTCACAGAGGCGGGCCTGGTGTTTCTGGGGCCTGACGCCGACACCATCGCCACCATGGGCGACAAGGTCAGTGCCATCAAGGCCATGAAGGCTGTGGGCATTCCTACTCTGCCGGGCTCAGATGGGGCGCTGAATCAAGACATGGCCGCTATTGAGGCCCTCGCCGCCGACATAGGTTATCCGTTGCTTATCAAAGCCAGTGCCGGTGGCGGTGGCAGGGGAATGCGCCGGGTCGACTCGGCAGTAGAGCTGGCTGCATCCATCGCCCTTACCCGCAGCGAAGCTCAGGCGGCCTTTGGCGACGACACCCTGTATCTGGAAAAATTTCTCACCCATCCTCGCCATATTGAATTTCAGATGCTGGCCGATGGCGAAGCTGCGCTGTGTCTTGGCGAGCGGGACTGCTCGGCCCAGCGCCGTCATCAAAAGCTGATTGAAGAAGCGCCTGCCCCCGGTATCGACCGAGACCTTATCGAATCCATGATGCGCCGCTGCGAACAGGCCTGTCGCAGCCTCAACTACCGTGGCGTCGGTACCTTTGAGTTTTTGTATCAGGACGGGGCATTTTTCTTTATCGAAATGAACACCCGCATTCAGGTGGAGCATACAGTTACCGAGATGGTCACCGGGCTGGATCTCATTGCCTGGCAGCTGAAAGTAGCCCTCGGCCAGCCGCTGCCGCCAACGCCACAGGTACAGGGCCATGCCATAGAGTGTCGCATCAATGCCGAAGACCCCCACAGCCAGTTGCCTTCACCTGGGGTGATAACCCAGCTCAGGGTACCAGGCGGCCCAGGGGTTCGGTGGGACTCCTATCTCTTCCCCGGGGCAAGGGTGCCAGCCTTTTACGACTCGCTGATTGGCAAACTCATCTGCCACGGCGCCTCCCGCGAAGAGGCCATGGCGCGCCTGCGTCAGGCACTGACAGAGCTTGAAATTCAGGGGATCGCCATCAATAAGTCCCTGCACCTGCAACTCATTGCATGTGACGCATTCCAGCCATGGCAGCGTGACATTCATTTTGTTGATGCACTCTCAGCGCCAGGTATCGGGCAGGCGCACCTGTGA
- a CDS encoding efflux RND transporter periplasmic adaptor subunit — protein sequence MKSIFVSKSVISGANAMCAMNTKTFLPVQAFAIALAFALTVSLPAWAGDGHGHGAAQGAAQTADAHDEDKALKLSQTQRDLAGIRVETLSATGFDLSAVATASLVVDRDRTITLAPQLEMRVLERHVVPGQEVKQGEPLLTLGGAAIAQAQADYINAATEWSRISRMGESAVSQSRRLQARVDYELKRAILESIKMTAQQIKALETAPDSIGSFKLLAPIKGRVQQDVASRGQVLPAGSPLMQLTDESFLWVEAELTPMQSRGLAMGSDARVSVSGKWLEARVIGRSHELNPITRTEQVLLSMANPGHEVHAGEFAELFLPQQVNQQGGQQGIVLPDSALSRSSDGDWQVFVEDADGFEAVEVQIESRARGLNLVKGIEPGSAVVMSGAFFLASELAKSGFDIHNH from the coding sequence ATGAAATCCATTTTCGTCAGTAAATCAGTTATCAGCGGAGCAAACGCCATGTGTGCCATGAATACCAAAACCTTCTTGCCTGTACAGGCATTCGCGATTGCACTCGCATTCGCTTTAACTGTGTCACTGCCCGCCTGGGCAGGTGATGGCCATGGTCACGGTGCGGCACAAGGCGCCGCACAAACCGCAGACGCCCATGACGAAGACAAGGCGCTAAAGCTCAGTCAGACCCAGCGCGACCTTGCCGGTATTCGGGTCGAAACCCTGTCGGCCACAGGCTTTGATTTAAGCGCCGTGGCCACCGCCAGTCTGGTGGTGGACCGTGACCGCACCATTACCCTGGCGCCACAGCTTGAGATGCGGGTGCTGGAGCGCCACGTGGTACCGGGACAGGAGGTCAAACAGGGTGAGCCTTTACTCACCCTCGGCGGCGCCGCCATTGCTCAGGCCCAGGCCGACTATATCAATGCTGCCACCGAATGGAGCCGAATCAGCCGCATGGGTGAAAGTGCCGTGAGTCAATCCCGCAGGTTGCAGGCACGGGTGGACTACGAGCTTAAGCGCGCCATTCTCGAGTCCATCAAGATGACAGCCCAGCAAATCAAAGCGCTGGAAACGGCGCCGGACAGCATCGGCAGCTTCAAGTTACTGGCGCCCATCAAGGGCCGGGTGCAGCAGGATGTGGCCAGTCGTGGTCAGGTGCTGCCGGCCGGCTCGCCTCTGATGCAGCTGACCGATGAATCCTTCCTGTGGGTAGAGGCCGAGCTGACGCCAATGCAGTCCCGCGGTCTTGCCATGGGCAGCGATGCCCGGGTGAGCGTATCGGGTAAGTGGCTTGAGGCCAGGGTGATTGGCCGCTCCCACGAGCTTAACCCCATCACCCGTACCGAGCAGGTGCTGCTGTCGATGGCAAACCCCGGCCATGAAGTGCACGCCGGTGAGTTTGCCGAGCTGTTTTTGCCCCAGCAAGTCAATCAGCAGGGCGGCCAACAGGGAATAGTGCTGCCGGACTCGGCCCTGAGTCGCAGTAGCGATGGCGACTGGCAGGTGTTTGTGGAAGACGCCGACGGTTTTGAGGCGGTGGAAGTGCAAATCGAATCCCGCGCCCGGGGCCTGAATCTGGTGAAGGGGATTGAGCCCGGCAGCGCCGTGGTGATGTCCGGTGCCTTCTTCCTGGCCTCCGAGCTCGCCAAGTCTGGTTTTGATATCCACAACCACTGA
- a CDS encoding phosphatase PAP2 family protein translates to MLAHLAEFDRRSYLLIVERAREHGLNKPAMLVSASGDGPLYLYLCVALMLFDSRGEELFRLALIAFLLELPLYLLLKNSIRRTRPCHSAIGLGCSFEPSDKFSLPSGHTAAAFVMAGAVGTVYPVVILPLYLWACLIGLSRVALGVHYPMDILAGAALGSLSVVWVNEFI, encoded by the coding sequence ATGCTGGCACACCTTGCCGAGTTTGACAGACGCAGTTATCTCCTCATCGTCGAGCGTGCCCGAGAGCACGGGTTGAACAAACCGGCCATGCTGGTCTCAGCTTCCGGCGATGGTCCCCTCTATCTCTACCTTTGCGTGGCCCTGATGCTGTTCGACAGCCGGGGAGAAGAGCTGTTCCGCCTGGCGCTGATTGCGTTTTTGCTGGAACTGCCCCTGTACCTGCTGCTGAAAAACAGTATCCGCCGTACCCGCCCATGCCACAGTGCCATAGGTCTGGGTTGCAGTTTTGAACCCTCGGATAAATTCAGTCTGCCGTCCGGTCACACGGCCGCCGCCTTCGTGATGGCTGGCGCCGTCGGCACTGTCTATCCCGTCGTCATATTGCCCCTGTATCTCTGGGCGTGCCTGATTGGCCTGTCCCGGGTGGCGCTGGGGGTCCATTACCCCATGGATATTCTGGCCGGGGCCGCCCTTGGCAGCCTGTCTGTGGTCTGGGTAAACGAATTCATTTGA
- the aroQ gene encoding type II 3-dehydroquinate dehydratase: protein MTANQTAPKVLLINGPNLNLLGRREPGVYGSQTLTQIVAGLESQATALGVTLEHIQSNAEHVLIDAIHNTDADFVIINPAAFTHTSVALRDALLGVALPFIEVHLSNVHAREPFRHHSYFSDKAVGVIVGLGPKGYSLALEAAAERLKGSN, encoded by the coding sequence ATGACTGCCAACCAAACTGCTCCCAAGGTATTGCTGATTAACGGCCCCAACCTCAATTTATTGGGAAGGCGCGAGCCGGGTGTGTATGGCAGCCAAACCCTGACGCAAATTGTCGCCGGACTGGAATCACAGGCAACCGCCCTGGGGGTGACACTCGAGCATATTCAGTCCAATGCCGAGCATGTGCTGATTGACGCCATCCATAACACGGATGCGGATTTTGTGATTATCAATCCCGCCGCCTTTACCCACACCAGTGTGGCACTGCGGGATGCCTTGCTGGGAGTTGCCCTGCCCTTTATTGAGGTGCACCTGTCCAACGTCCATGCCCGGGAGCCCTTCCGTCATCATTCGTATTTTTCAGATAAGGCCGTTGGCGTGATTGTGGGACTGGGCCCAAAAGGCTACTCACTGGCACTCGAAGCGGCAGCGGAGCGGCTTAAAGGGAGCAACTGA
- a CDS encoding DUF3012 domain-containing protein gives MNKLTLAKIAAALTLVAGLAACAPEVGSEAWCKKMEDKPKGDWTANEASDYAKHCVFR, from the coding sequence ATGAATAAGCTGACACTGGCCAAGATCGCCGCCGCTCTGACTCTGGTTGCCGGCCTTGCCGCCTGTGCCCCCGAAGTGGGCAGTGAAGCCTGGTGTAAAAAGATGGAAGACAAGCCAAAGGGCGACTGGACTGCCAACGAGGCATCCGATTACGCCAAACACTGCGTCTTCAGGTAA
- a CDS encoding sensor histidine kinase, with the protein MVRGSPVYSPLAANQLITLRALGLVLQLVLTFFGADAFGLSLQQGALVYIFGLELLFLGLTLKLRHALVLSAPGLFLSLLIDTLLWISWLYFSGGATNAFISLLLLPIAIAAVTLPSWAPWTLAAITTLAYSLMLYAVPAMEAGHHEHGGHMEAGSMASHYVGMWFNFLLSALVLTTSVALIARRLRQTDAELAALRESQLRQEQLIALGTASAQMSHQLATPLASLRLLLDEVAEGETEPQLVSEMDLALTRCETSLNSLREATEAIRERKLTVVSAGQLVHLLKQQVLLLMPDVVLDISLSDEVAAARLPTDVSLLPSLLALVDNGARASKKQGGEARVWLSARLVNEACIRLDIRDAGPGIDAQKLTALGARPVLSEQGLGMALMLSHASLERLGGELHLGNLPEGGCLASVRLPLEQSA; encoded by the coding sequence ATGGTGCGGGGCTCACCTGTGTATTCACCGCTGGCCGCCAATCAGCTCATCACCCTCAGGGCGTTGGGGTTGGTATTGCAATTGGTGCTGACCTTTTTTGGTGCCGACGCCTTTGGGCTCTCGCTGCAGCAGGGCGCCCTCGTGTATATCTTTGGCCTCGAACTGCTGTTTCTGGGGCTGACACTCAAGCTAAGGCATGCCCTGGTGCTCAGTGCCCCCGGGCTTTTTCTGAGTCTCCTTATCGACACCCTGCTGTGGATTTCCTGGCTGTATTTCAGTGGTGGGGCCACCAATGCCTTTATATCCCTGTTGTTGCTGCCCATTGCCATTGCTGCCGTGACCCTGCCTTCCTGGGCGCCATGGACCCTGGCAGCCATTACGACCCTTGCCTATAGCCTGATGTTGTATGCCGTGCCTGCCATGGAGGCGGGTCACCATGAGCATGGGGGCCACATGGAGGCTGGCAGTATGGCCTCTCATTACGTGGGTATGTGGTTTAACTTTTTACTCAGTGCTCTGGTGCTCACCACCAGTGTGGCCCTGATAGCGAGAAGGCTCAGGCAAACCGACGCTGAGCTGGCGGCGCTGCGTGAGTCTCAGCTTCGGCAGGAACAGCTGATTGCCCTGGGCACTGCATCGGCGCAGATGAGCCATCAGCTCGCCACGCCCCTGGCAAGCCTGAGATTATTGTTGGATGAGGTGGCCGAGGGAGAGACTGAGCCCCAGCTGGTATCGGAAATGGATCTCGCCCTGACGCGCTGTGAAACAAGCCTCAATAGCCTCAGAGAGGCGACCGAAGCCATTCGTGAGCGCAAGCTGACGGTGGTCAGTGCCGGGCAGCTTGTGCACTTACTCAAGCAGCAGGTATTGCTGCTGATGCCGGACGTGGTGCTGGATATCAGCCTCAGCGACGAAGTGGCCGCCGCACGACTGCCAACGGATGTGAGCTTGCTGCCTTCTTTGTTGGCGCTGGTGGACAATGGCGCCAGGGCCTCCAAAAAACAGGGTGGCGAGGCGCGGGTATGGCTCAGCGCCCGTTTGGTGAATGAGGCCTGTATTCGCCTGGATATACGTGATGCCGGCCCCGGAATCGATGCTCAAAAACTCACGGCCCTTGGCGCCAGGCCCGTTTTGAGTGAGCAGGGGCTGGGGATGGCGCTGATGCTGAGCCATGCCAGCCTCGAGCGTCTCGGCGGCGAGTTGCATTTGGGGAACCTGCCCGAAGGTGGCTGCCTTGCCAGTGTGCG
- the accB gene encoding acetyl-CoA carboxylase biotin carboxyl carrier protein: protein MDLRKIKKLIELVQESGINELEVKEGEESVRIIRHGNLPPQTVTTETSHKATSTVQARESGHRVFSPMVGTFYRAPSPEARPFVELGTEVAVGDTLAVIEAMKMMNQIAADRAGIVKAILVENGTAVEFDQPLFVIGDAD from the coding sequence ATGGATTTGCGAAAAATCAAAAAGCTGATTGAGCTGGTGCAGGAGTCCGGCATCAATGAGCTGGAAGTAAAAGAAGGCGAAGAGTCGGTGCGCATCATCCGCCATGGCAATCTGCCACCGCAGACGGTGACAACTGAGACAAGCCACAAAGCAACCAGCACAGTTCAGGCCCGAGAATCAGGCCACCGAGTGTTCTCTCCCATGGTGGGCACCTTTTACCGCGCCCCCAGCCCCGAGGCTCGCCCCTTTGTGGAGCTGGGCACAGAGGTGGCCGTGGGCGATACTCTCGCGGTGATTGAAGCCATGAAAATGATGAACCAAATTGCCGCCGACCGCGCCGGGATTGTGAAAGCGATACTGGTAGAAAACGGCACGGCCGTGGAATTCGACCAGCCCCTGTTTGTGATTGGTGATGCCGACTGA
- the arfB gene encoding alternative ribosome rescue aminoacyl-tRNA hydrolase ArfB, with amino-acid sequence MITISQRVQLQDQEIEWQFIRSSGAGGQNVNKVSTCAQLIFDIHASSLPEFYKEKLLARSDHRITQSGKIIIKCQESRSQEANRETALAQFIALVQSVNQVQKKRIPTKATRASQKRRVDTKKQRASTKAMRGKVSY; translated from the coding sequence ATGATCACAATCTCACAGCGCGTTCAACTTCAGGACCAGGAAATCGAATGGCAGTTCATCCGCTCCAGTGGTGCCGGTGGCCAGAACGTGAATAAGGTCTCCACCTGCGCCCAGCTTATCTTCGATATCCACGCCTCGTCATTGCCGGAGTTTTACAAAGAAAAGCTGCTGGCCAGGAGCGACCATCGCATCACCCAAAGCGGCAAAATCATCATTAAGTGTCAGGAGAGCCGCAGCCAGGAGGCCAACCGCGAAACCGCGCTGGCGCAATTTATCGCCCTGGTGCAGTCGGTCAATCAGGTACAAAAAAAGCGTATTCCCACCAAGGCCACCCGCGCCAGCCAGAAGCGCCGGGTCGATACCAAAAAGCAGCGAGCGTCCACCAAGGCCATGCGCGGCAAGGTCAGTTACTGA
- a CDS encoding MJ1255/VC2487 family glycosyltransferase, whose amino-acid sequence MKILYGVQGTGNGHLSRARVMAKALAARGAEVDYLFSGRPKSQFFDMDIFGDYRVATGLTFVSKAGRISSVDTVRHNLSCRWWQDIRGLDLSSYDLVLNDFEPVSAWAARRQKVPCIGISHQAALRFDVPKVGNTWFNERLLEYFAPVDVALGCHWHHFGFPLLPPFVDVGEVSEEHGHDILVYLPFEAPGDIIDFLRPFDNYRFLVYHAQSPNGPVPEHIQWHGFCREGFRRHLAEAGGVVANAGFELASEALTLGKKLLVKPLIGQFEQLSNVAALQLLGAAHSMMHLSRDAMRSWLKSASPEPVRYPAVGDALVQWIEQGEWHRGDVLSEQLWSQVRLPDTWR is encoded by the coding sequence ATGAAAATACTGTACGGAGTGCAGGGGACGGGTAATGGCCACTTGAGCCGGGCACGGGTGATGGCCAAAGCCCTTGCCGCGCGCGGCGCCGAGGTTGATTACCTGTTCAGCGGCAGACCCAAATCGCAGTTTTTTGATATGGACATCTTCGGTGACTACCGGGTTGCCACCGGGCTGACCTTTGTCAGCAAGGCGGGACGCATCAGCTCGGTGGACACGGTGCGCCATAATCTCAGCTGCCGCTGGTGGCAGGATATTCGCGGCCTGGACCTCTCATCTTACGATCTGGTGCTCAACGATTTTGAGCCCGTGAGCGCCTGGGCCGCCCGACGGCAAAAGGTGCCCTGTATTGGCATCAGCCATCAGGCGGCGCTGCGCTTTGATGTACCCAAGGTGGGCAACACCTGGTTTAACGAACGTTTGCTGGAATATTTTGCCCCCGTGGATGTGGCGCTTGGCTGCCACTGGCATCATTTCGGTTTCCCGCTGCTGCCGCCCTTTGTGGATGTGGGGGAGGTCAGTGAAGAGCATGGTCACGATATCCTGGTGTACCTGCCCTTTGAGGCTCCGGGCGATATCATCGACTTCCTGCGCCCCTTCGATAACTATCGGTTTTTGGTGTATCACGCCCAGTCTCCCAACGGCCCTGTGCCCGAGCACATTCAGTGGCACGGCTTCTGCCGCGAGGGGTTTCGCCGTCATCTGGCCGAAGCCGGTGGTGTGGTGGCCAACGCGGGATTTGAGCTTGCCAGTGAGGCACTGACATTGGGGAAGAAACTGCTGGTAAAGCCGCTTATCGGGCAATTTGAGCAGCTTTCCAATGTGGCGGCATTGCAGCTTTTGGGGGCAGCCCACAGCATGATGCACTTGAGCCGCGATGCCATGCGCTCCTGGCTTAAGTCAGCCAGCCCTGAGCCGGTGCGTTACCCTGCCGTGGGCGACGCCCTGGTGCAATGGATTGAGCAGGGAGAATGGCACAGGGGCGATGTGCTCAGTGAGCAACTGTGGTCACAGGTGCGCCTGCCCGATACCTGGCGCTGA
- a CDS encoding efflux RND transporter permease subunit translates to MLQKLIEQAVRSRLIVLIFLIAAMAAAAVMLPRLNLDAFPDVTNVQVQVNTAAEGLAAEEVEKLISYPVESAMYALPSVTEVRSLSRTGLSIVTVVFEEGTDIYFARQQVFEQLQAARETIPDGVGVPEIGPNTSGLGQVYQYILRAAPESGIAPDELRSLNDYLVKLIMMPVGGVTDVLSFGGEVRQYQVQVDPAKLLSYGLKLDDVTRALEGNNRNAGGWFMAKGQEQLVVRGYGLLPAGEAGLDAIAQIPLAEWQGTPVRIMDVAKVAFGSEIRVGAVTMTRRDEAGSPQVLGEVVAGVILKRMGANTKATIDDINSRTALIQQALPDGVTFEVFYDQSDLVTKAVTTVRDALLLAFVFIVAVLALFLVNVRATALVLLSIPVSIALALMVMSYFGMSANLMSLGGLAVAIGMLVDGSVVMVENIFRHLTQPEGRIDDGQPTDPGLSEEDAHREGGYGGIAMRILQAAREVCSPIFFATLIIIVVFAPLFALEGVEGKLFQPMAVSIILAMLSALMVALVVVPALAVYLFRRGVHLRQSPLLTPIDKGYRRVLSAVMARPKTVGGTALVLFGLSMALLPRLGTEFVPELEEGTINLRVTLAPTASLETSLMVAPKLEAMLLEFPEVDYALSRIGAPELGGDPEPVSNIEIYIGLKPIDEWQSAASRAELQRLMEEKLSVFPGLLFTFSQPIATRVDELLSGVKAQLAIKLFGPDLDVLAEKGQQLSDLVSKVPGAVDVSLEQVSGEAQLVVRPDRARLARYGISVDEVMNLVSTGIGGSAAGQVIDGNARYDINVRLKADTRASADAIADLLLVGANGARVRLGEVADVVVEMAPPNIRRDDVQRRVVVQANVSGRDMGSVVKDIYALVPEAQLPPGYTVSVGGQYENQQRAQARLMLVVPVSIGLIALLLYFSFGALKQVGLIMANVPLALIGGVVALYVSGTYLSVPSSIGFITLFGVAVLNGVVLVDSINQRRAGGEGLYQAVYEGTAARLRPVLMTALTSALGLIPILLSTGVGSEIQKPLAVVIIGGLFSSTALTLLVLPTLYMALYQRDERELEDPG, encoded by the coding sequence ATGCTACAGAAACTCATAGAGCAGGCGGTGCGAAGCCGTCTGATAGTGCTCATCTTTTTGATAGCCGCCATGGCAGCCGCTGCCGTGATGCTGCCGAGGTTGAATCTGGATGCCTTTCCCGATGTGACCAACGTGCAGGTGCAGGTGAATACCGCGGCCGAGGGGCTTGCCGCCGAAGAGGTGGAAAAGCTCATCAGCTATCCGGTGGAATCGGCCATGTATGCCCTGCCTTCGGTAACCGAGGTACGCTCTTTGTCGCGCACCGGGCTGTCCATTGTGACCGTGGTGTTTGAAGAAGGCACCGACATCTACTTTGCCCGTCAGCAGGTGTTTGAGCAGCTGCAGGCAGCAAGGGAGACTATTCCCGACGGTGTGGGGGTGCCGGAGATTGGCCCCAACACCTCGGGCCTTGGGCAGGTATACCAGTACATTCTGCGGGCTGCGCCCGAGTCCGGCATAGCGCCTGACGAGCTTCGCAGCCTCAACGACTATCTGGTGAAGCTCATCATGATGCCCGTTGGCGGCGTGACCGATGTGCTCTCGTTCGGTGGTGAGGTACGCCAGTATCAGGTGCAGGTCGACCCGGCCAAGCTGCTCTCTTATGGCCTCAAACTGGACGATGTGACCAGGGCGCTGGAAGGCAATAACCGTAACGCCGGAGGCTGGTTTATGGCCAAGGGCCAGGAGCAGCTGGTGGTGCGTGGCTACGGCCTCTTGCCTGCCGGTGAGGCCGGGCTTGATGCCATTGCGCAAATTCCGCTCGCCGAATGGCAGGGCACGCCTGTGCGGATTATGGATGTGGCCAAGGTTGCCTTTGGCAGTGAAATCCGCGTCGGTGCCGTGACTATGACCCGCCGTGATGAAGCCGGTAGCCCGCAGGTGCTGGGTGAAGTGGTGGCAGGGGTAATTTTGAAGCGCATGGGCGCCAACACCAAGGCGACCATCGATGACATCAACAGCCGCACAGCTCTTATTCAGCAGGCGTTGCCGGATGGGGTGACTTTCGAGGTGTTCTACGACCAGTCGGATCTGGTCACCAAGGCGGTGACCACGGTGCGTGACGCCCTGCTGCTGGCCTTCGTGTTTATTGTGGCTGTGCTGGCGCTGTTTTTGGTGAATGTGCGCGCCACAGCGCTGGTGCTCTTGTCGATTCCGGTTTCCATTGCCCTTGCGCTGATGGTGATGTCTTACTTTGGCATGTCGGCCAACCTCATGTCCCTCGGCGGCCTTGCCGTAGCCATTGGTATGTTGGTGGATGGCTCTGTGGTGATGGTGGAGAACATTTTCCGCCACCTCACCCAGCCTGAAGGCCGGATTGATGACGGTCAGCCGACCGACCCAGGCCTCAGTGAAGAGGATGCCCACCGTGAAGGCGGCTATGGCGGTATTGCCATGCGGATTTTGCAGGCGGCGCGGGAAGTATGCAGCCCGATTTTCTTTGCAACCCTCATCATTATCGTGGTGTTTGCGCCGCTGTTTGCCCTCGAAGGGGTGGAAGGCAAGCTGTTCCAGCCGATGGCGGTCAGCATCATTCTGGCCATGCTGTCGGCATTGATGGTGGCGCTGGTGGTGGTGCCTGCGCTGGCGGTGTACCTGTTTCGCCGCGGCGTGCATCTGCGCCAAAGCCCGCTGCTTACGCCAATCGATAAAGGCTATCGCCGGGTGCTGAGCGCGGTCATGGCGCGCCCCAAAACCGTGGGGGGCACAGCGCTGGTGCTGTTTGGTCTCAGCATGGCGCTGTTGCCACGGCTTGGCACCGAGTTTGTGCCCGAGCTCGAGGAAGGCACCATCAACCTGAGGGTAACCCTGGCGCCCACTGCAAGCCTGGAGACCTCGCTGATGGTAGCGCCCAAGCTTGAAGCCATGCTGCTGGAATTTCCCGAGGTGGATTATGCGCTGTCGCGTATCGGTGCCCCTGAGCTTGGCGGCGACCCTGAGCCTGTGAGCAATATCGAAATCTATATCGGCCTTAAGCCCATCGATGAGTGGCAGTCTGCCGCCAGTCGCGCCGAGCTGCAGCGACTGATGGAAGAAAAGCTGTCGGTGTTCCCGGGCTTGCTGTTTACCTTCTCTCAGCCAATTGCCACCCGGGTGGATGAGCTGTTATCCGGCGTAAAAGCCCAGCTTGCCATCAAGCTGTTTGGCCCGGACTTGGATGTGCTGGCCGAAAAGGGTCAGCAGCTTTCGGATTTGGTTTCCAAGGTGCCCGGCGCCGTGGATGTGTCGCTTGAGCAGGTAAGCGGTGAAGCTCAGCTGGTGGTGCGCCCCGACCGCGCCCGTCTGGCGCGCTACGGTATCAGCGTGGATGAGGTGATGAACCTTGTCAGTACCGGCATTGGCGGCAGCGCCGCCGGACAGGTGATTGACGGCAATGCCCGCTACGACATCAATGTGCGCCTTAAGGCCGACACCCGCGCCAGCGCCGATGCCATAGCGGATCTCTTGCTGGTTGGTGCCAACGGCGCCCGGGTGCGCCTGGGTGAGGTGGCCGATGTGGTGGTGGAAATGGCGCCGCCCAACATTCGCCGCGACGATGTGCAGCGCCGGGTGGTGGTGCAGGCCAACGTGTCCGGCCGTGATATGGGCTCGGTGGTGAAAGACATTTACGCTCTGGTGCCGGAGGCCCAGCTGCCGCCGGGCTATACCGTCAGCGTGGGTGGCCAGTACGAAAACCAGCAGCGAGCCCAGGCCAGGCTGATGCTGGTGGTGCCTGTGTCCATAGGTCTGATTGCGCTCTTGCTGTACTTCTCCTTCGGCGCGCTCAAGCAAGTGGGACTCATCATGGCCAACGTGCCGCTGGCGCTGATTGGCGGTGTGGTGGCGCTCTACGTCAGCGGCACCTATCTGTCGGTGCCCAGCTCCATCGGTTTTATCACTCTGTTTGGCGTGGCCGTGCTCAATGGCGTGGTGCTGGTGGACTCCATCAATCAGCGCCGCGCAGGCGGTGAAGGCCTGTATCAGGCGGTGTACGAAGGCACGGCGGCGCGTCTGCGTCCTGTGCTGATGACGGCGCTGACCTCGGCGCTGGGGCTGATTCCGATTTTGCTCTCAACTGGTGTGGGCAGCGAAATTCAAAAACCGCTGGCGGTGGTGATTATCGGCGGGCTGTTCAGCTCGACGGCCCTCACGCTGCTGGTGCTGCCGACTCTTTATATGGCTCTGTATCAGCGCGATGAGCGCGAACTCGAAGACCCGGGCTGA
- a CDS encoding STAS/SEC14 domain-containing protein: MLCQIPEIAKGVISLFASGRITAQDYRTHLQPAIKRYREDWGQVCLYIEADVLLEGWEQASLSGAGEVQLPPFDALVFVGGPDWVGNAIRLLGPFVAGEIAWFPLQDKAKAISWIRKRSLIKV; the protein is encoded by the coding sequence ATGTTATGCCAGATCCCCGAGATTGCTAAGGGCGTAATCAGTCTTTTTGCCAGCGGCCGCATCACGGCCCAGGATTATCGCACCCACTTGCAGCCGGCCATCAAGCGCTATCGGGAGGATTGGGGCCAGGTCTGTTTGTATATTGAGGCCGACGTACTGCTGGAAGGCTGGGAGCAAGCTTCCCTGTCCGGCGCCGGTGAGGTACAGTTACCCCCGTTCGATGCCTTGGTGTTTGTGGGCGGTCCCGATTGGGTCGGTAATGCCATTCGACTGCTGGGCCCCTTTGTGGCCGGTGAAATTGCCTGGTTTCCCCTGCAGGATAAGGCGAAAGCCATTAGCTGGATCCGAAAGCGATCGCTGATCAAGGTATGA